In Brevibacterium pigmentatum, the sequence GAGATCGAGGGCCAGATGGTCGATCGCGACATCGAACCCTTCGCCGTCCGGCTCGCCCGTCCGGACTTCGCGAAGCTCGGTCAGTCCATGGGCGGGGCTGGGGTGACGATCGCCGAGGCGGACATCGATTCCGCGCTGCCGCAGGCCATCGCCGAGGCGCTCGGTCGCACCGTACCCACCGCCATTCACATCACCGTCGGTCACTGAGCCGATCCAACAGAAAGGGTCGCTGTGGACTCTTTGGTAGTCATCATCTATCTCGCCGCCATGGTGGGATTCGGAGTCTGGGGCCGGTTCAAGGCCCATAATCAGGAGGACTTCCTCGTCGCCGGCCGTCGCCTCGGCGGGCTGCTGTACACCGGCACGATGTCGGCCGTCGTCCTCGGCGGCGCGTCGACGATCGGCGGTGTGGGTCTCGGCTACACCGCCGGGCTGTCGGGAATGTGGCTCGTGCTGTCGATCGGTCTGGGCATCATCGTGCTCTCACTGTTCTTCGCTCCGAAGATTCAGAAGCTCGAGATCTACACGGTCTCGCAGATGCTCGAACTCCGCTACGGCAAGGGTTCCCGATTCGTGTCCGGAGCGATCATGACCGCCTACGGTCTGATGATCTCGACGACGTCGACGGTCGCCTACGCCACGGTCTTCCATGCCCTGTTCGACCTCAACAAGGTGTGGTCGGTGCTCATCGGCGGCGGCATCGTCATCCTCTATTCGATGCTCGGCGGCATGTGGTCGATCACGCTGACGGACTTCGTGCAGTTCTTCATCCAGACGATCGGCATCTTCCTCATCATGCTGCCGCTCGTGCTCTCGAAATCCGGCGGCTTCTCCGAGCTGTTCTCGTCGCTGCCCGAAACGCACACCTCACCGGTGGGCATCGGCTGGCAGGCGATCCTCGGCTACATCCTCATCTACACCCTCGGCCTGCTCATCGGCCAGGACATCTGGCAGCGCGTGTTCACCGCCCGCAGCCCGGGTGTGGCCAGGTGGGGCGGCTTCTCCGCCGGCGTCTACTGCCTGCTCTATGCCGTGGCCGGAGCACTCATCGGCATGGCCGCGACGAAGATCGTGCCCGGCATCGAGGTTCAGGACGATGTGTTCGTCGCCGTCGTCGATGCCTCGATGTCGCCGGTGCTCGGCGGAATCGTGCTCGCTGCTGCTCTGGCCGCGATGATGTCGACGGCGTCGGGGTCGCTCATGGCGGCCTCGACCGTGTGCCGTCAGGACATCGTCGAGCCGATCCTCGCCCGCAAGGACATCGTGCCTGATTCGGGTGGCAACGTTGGTGCGGGCTCGGGTGCCGCGGTTGACGGAGCCGGGGCGGACGGCGTTGCTGCGGACGGCGCAGCGACGGGTGGATCGGCCGCCTCGGCGAATGCGTCGGGCGTTGCCGGCTCCGGCTCCGGTGCGAAGTCGACGCTCGTGCGGTCGCTGGTCCGCGAGACCGGTGACGAGGTGCGCGACTCGCGCATCTATCTCATCGGGCTCGGCGTCGTCACGCTGGTGCTCGCGATGATCATGCCCAGCGTGGTCGAGGCCCTCACCGTGGCGTACAACCTGCTGGTGGCAGGCCTGTTCATCCCGATCCTCGGCGGTCTCGTGTTCAAGCGCGGCACGATCGTCGGCGTGATGGCCGGAATGATCCTCGGCGCCGTGACCACCGTGGTCGTCATGATCGTCTCCGGCATCTACGCCGAATCGGCGATCTACCTCGGCCTCATCGCCTCGCTGGTCGGATACCTCGTCGGGTCCTTCGCATCGAAGCCGACCCCGCCCGAGGTCATGTCCGCCTGGAAGGCCCGCCTCAACCGCTAATTACTACCTGACGGCGGCCCAGCAACCTCGCGCGAGGTATCTGGGCCGCCGTCAGGTAGTTCTGGGGCGTCGGGACGGCACCCGACTTGGTGCCTCACGCCGCAGTCGCCTATATTCGAAGAGTCAGGCTGAGCCGCCCTCAGCGACGCCGGGAATCGGCGAACAGGGCGAGCGCACATCAGCCGGTGCCCGAAAAAGGGGCACGAAGCCGCCGGGCCCGGGCTCGATTGAACCGCAGCGCCCCGAACTCGCCGCAGTGGCCGGGTCAGCGTGTGAGACATATATGGATCGAACTTCCATATCTCATTCGCGAAAGGCCAACCATGGCTCATACCTCCGCGCACGTCGCGCACACCCTTGCCGCCCACATCGACGAAGTCTTCGGACTCATGGGCAACGGCAACGCCTACTTCCTCGACGCTTTGCTGCGCGACACCTCCGCCACCTACACGGCCGTCCGCCACGAAGCCGGCGCCGTCGTCGCCGCCGATGCCCACTTCCGCACTTCAGGGCGGATCGCCGCGGCCACCACGACCTATGGCGCCGGGTTCACGAATACGCTCACCGCACTCGCCGAGGCGGCCCAAGCCAGAGTGCCCCTCGTCCTCGTCGTCGGGGATGAGCCCACGTCCGGTCCGCGGCCGTGGGACGTCGACCAGATCGCGATGGCCTCGGCAGTGGGAGTGCGCACCTACACCGTCGGGCGGGTCGATGCCGCCGCCGCGACCGTGACCGCCATCGAGCATGCCCTGACCTACCGGGTGCCCGTCGTCCTGGCCATCCCCTACGACGTCGCGACTCTGGAGATCGGTGATGTCCCAGCCGTTCCCGGGCCCAGCCGTCCGACACCGCTGGCGCCGAACGGCGAGTTCGCTCATGCTGCTCTCGATCGCCTCGCGGCCGACCTGGCCGGAGCAGAACGTCCGCTGCTGCTCGCTGGCCGCGGAGCCTGGTTGGCCGGAGCCGAAACCGAACTCGGCGAACTCGTCGACATCACTGGTGCCCTGACCGTGACGACCGCGCTGGGCCGCAATATCTTCCCGGCCACCGAACACGACCTGGGCATCGCCGGCGGCTTCGGCGCACCGGTCGCGATGGAACGCATCCGCGAAGCCGATGTGGCCGTGGTCTTCGGTGCTTCGCTCAACCAGTTCACGATGCGTTTCGGCGAGCTCTTCCACCCCTCGACGACGGTATGGCAGATCGACACCGACGAACGCGCAACGAATGCTCGAGTCGGCGGGTTCGTCCGAGCCGACGCGAGACTTGCTGCCGCTGAGCTTCTGGAACGGCTGAAGGCGGGGAGTGTCGACGGCGTGAGGACTTCGGACGGGGCGACCACGCGCTGGCACGATTCCGTCGACACCGCCGCCGACCGCGCCTACGTCGTCGGGTCGGAGCTCGCCGAGGACGGTCGGCTCGATCCGCGTGCAGCAGCGAACCGCCTCGGCGAGGTTCTGCCCGAGGATCGGGTCGTTGTCTCCGACGGCGGACATTTCATCGCCTGGGCGAACATGTTCTGGGAGCCCAGCGCACCAGACCGACTGGCGATGGTCGGCACCGCCTTCCAATCGATCGGGCTCGGCTGGCACAGCGTCGCCGGAGCCGTCCGTGCGAACCCGGACTCGACGATCGTGCTGACCAGCGGTGACGGCGGCGGAGCCATGGCGCTGTCCGACCTCGATACCGCGATCCGGGTGGCCGGAGGTCGCGGGATGGCTGTGATCTTCAACGATGCGGCCTACGGTGCCGAGGTCAACCTGTACGGGCTCAAGGGACTGGAGAAGTCCCCCATGCTCATCGACGAGATCGATTTTGCAGCCCTCGCGACGGCCGCCGGCGGACACGGAGTCGCCGTGCGGTCCCTCGCCGATCTCGCCGTCGTCGAGGAGTGGAAGACCCGCCCGGTTGATGAGCGACCCTTCCTGCTCCTCGATCTGCGGATCTCCGGCGAGGTCATCGCGCCGTACCAAGAAGAGGTTATTCGCGTGAACTCGTGAACGCACCCGGCTGGTCGCGGTGCTGATGTCGGTGCGTCGCCGAATGTTTCGCGCGACCCCAGGTGACGAGGCGCCACAGTTTCTCCAGAGGTCCCTGTCCGAAGCGGCGCAGCCACAGGGTCGAGACGATGATCTGGACGACGATGATCACCAGCGCGATGAGTGCCTTCATCATCAGTGGTGGGAATCCTTGCCGGATCGGAGTGGGCAGTCACCGCGCTCGGCCACAGGATCGTGGTCGGCAGATGGCTGCTGTCTGACTCTGTCAATCCTTCCGGTTTCGGGCAGGCGGAACCTTCACCCAATGGCTGATCGTGCTCGGCCGAGTGGCCGGAAGAGTGCCTGCCTGGTGGGCGGGTCGCGGGCGGACGGGGCGCGGGTCAGTCGGCTGCGGACTGCGACTGCGGGAGGTCAGTCGTCCGCGGACTGCGCCGCACGGTTCGCGGTCAACCAGACTCGGATGAAGAGGCCGAGGATGAGCAGCCACCCCGAGACCGCGAGAACATCTCCGACTGCTTTCGGCCAGGCAAAGAACTCAACGCCCAAGAGCGCAAGCGCGTACCCGATGGCAATGATTCCGATGGTGATAAGCATGGGAACTGCCGCACGGTGACCGGCCCGCCACGCAGCGTCGGACCGCATCGTCTTGGCTGACCGGATCCCGATCGCACGATTGCGGGGCAGGCGGTCGCCGCGGATGACCTGCACGAGGACGACGCAGACAACGGCGAATACGAGGTAGCCGATCAGCGGCGGATAGAACATCGGGGCCGGTCTCCTCCTTGGACTCGGATCCACCGTATCGCACTGGTAGTTGAACTCAACGGAGGACGAAGGGACAGGTGGGAGGGGAACTGTTTGGCCGCCTCGGCGAGGGTGTCCTTTCGACGGGGCGACGTTGCTTGTCCGGGGGCTTTCGGACAGCGAAAAGCCCCGGATCCTTGCGGAATCCGGGGCTGTGACACGTGGAGATGGCGGGAATCGAACCCGCGTCCGTCGGCAGATTGTCAGGACTTCTCCGGGCGCAGTTCGTGAAGTAGTGTCTTAGGTTCTGGCTATCGCACGAACACGTAAGCCAACGAACGGAGTTGAGTAAAAGTCCCTCAGGCACCCCCAACATGTGCCTGAAGCAGTGGCCTCTTAAACGACGCCAGGATCTAGAGCAGAGGCAACTCTAGGCTGACGGATTCGCAGCTCGCGCTCTATCAGGCAGCGAGGGCGAAATCGGTGCGGTTGTTAGACTTAGCACCTATTGTTTTGCAGAGGACATTAACGAGATGACTCTGCATTCTCGGCCCGCTTCTCCCGACGCAGTGTCCGACGTCGAAACCGATCATCCCCATATTCTGTTACCAAAACTGATCAGCTGTTTCATCCG encodes:
- a CDS encoding sodium:solute symporter, whose amino-acid sequence is MDSLVVIIYLAAMVGFGVWGRFKAHNQEDFLVAGRRLGGLLYTGTMSAVVLGGASTIGGVGLGYTAGLSGMWLVLSIGLGIIVLSLFFAPKIQKLEIYTVSQMLELRYGKGSRFVSGAIMTAYGLMISTTSTVAYATVFHALFDLNKVWSVLIGGGIVILYSMLGGMWSITLTDFVQFFIQTIGIFLIMLPLVLSKSGGFSELFSSLPETHTSPVGIGWQAILGYILIYTLGLLIGQDIWQRVFTARSPGVARWGGFSAGVYCLLYAVAGALIGMAATKIVPGIEVQDDVFVAVVDASMSPVLGGIVLAAALAAMMSTASGSLMAASTVCRQDIVEPILARKDIVPDSGGNVGAGSGAAVDGAGADGVAADGAATGGSAASANASGVAGSGSGAKSTLVRSLVRETGDEVRDSRIYLIGLGVVTLVLAMIMPSVVEALTVAYNLLVAGLFIPILGGLVFKRGTIVGVMAGMILGAVTTVVVMIVSGIYAESAIYLGLIASLVGYLVGSFASKPTPPEVMSAWKARLNR
- a CDS encoding thiamine pyrophosphate-binding protein, encoding MAHTSAHVAHTLAAHIDEVFGLMGNGNAYFLDALLRDTSATYTAVRHEAGAVVAADAHFRTSGRIAAATTTYGAGFTNTLTALAEAAQARVPLVLVVGDEPTSGPRPWDVDQIAMASAVGVRTYTVGRVDAAAATVTAIEHALTYRVPVVLAIPYDVATLEIGDVPAVPGPSRPTPLAPNGEFAHAALDRLAADLAGAERPLLLAGRGAWLAGAETELGELVDITGALTVTTALGRNIFPATEHDLGIAGGFGAPVAMERIREADVAVVFGASLNQFTMRFGELFHPSTTVWQIDTDERATNARVGGFVRADARLAAAELLERLKAGSVDGVRTSDGATTRWHDSVDTAADRAYVVGSELAEDGRLDPRAAANRLGEVLPEDRVVVSDGGHFIAWANMFWEPSAPDRLAMVGTAFQSIGLGWHSVAGAVRANPDSTIVLTSGDGGGAMALSDLDTAIRVAGGRGMAVIFNDAAYGAEVNLYGLKGLEKSPMLIDEIDFAALATAAGGHGVAVRSLADLAVVEEWKTRPVDERPFLLLDLRISGEVIAPYQEEVIRVNS
- a CDS encoding DUF418 domain-containing protein, with protein sequence MMKALIALVIIVVQIIVSTLWLRRFGQGPLEKLWRLVTWGRAKHSATHRHQHRDQPGAFTSSRE
- a CDS encoding SdpI family protein, whose amino-acid sequence is MFYPPLIGYLVFAVVCVVLVQVIRGDRLPRNRAIGIRSAKTMRSDAAWRAGHRAAVPMLITIGIIAIGYALALLGVEFFAWPKAVGDVLAVSGWLLILGLFIRVWLTANRAAQSADD